In Topomyia yanbarensis strain Yona2022 chromosome 2, ASM3024719v1, whole genome shotgun sequence, one DNA window encodes the following:
- the LOC131683429 gene encoding uncharacterized protein LOC131683429 produces MQFSVAILIFVTFSVGLVQCDVSHVLSGIVVEEEISTLPPPPRPYAFSYAAGRSPGHVDRTHSEVSDGSGTVQGSFSYVDPRNQVRTVEYVANAHGFYPQLSHPQLAPQQTKAVELASQRHYALYNKIAEERANPHIQPVESTLPKDTVAVSKAKDRHFTLYEKIAREHAAIAAEREAERLAFEATSEANELH; encoded by the exons ATGCAGTTTTCGGTGGCAATACTC ATTTTCGTGACATTTTCTGTAGGACTGGTACAATGCGACGTATCGCACGTACTGAGTGGAATCGTCGTAGAAGAGGAAATTTCCACCCTTCCGCCGCCACCCAGGCCTTACGCCTTCAGCTATGCAGCAGGGCGTAGCCCAGGGCATGTCGATCGCACCCACAGTGAAGTTTCTGATGGCAGCGGTACTGTCCAAGGATCTTTCTCCTACGTGGATCCCAGGAATCAGGTGCGAACCGTAGAATACGTCGCAAACGCCCATGGATTCTATCCTCAGCTGAGTCATCCGCAACTGGCTCCTCAGCAAACAAAAGCCGTCGAACTAGCTTCACAGAGACATTATGCGTTGTACAATAAGATTGCTGAGGAGCGTGCTAATCCTCATATTCAACCGGTT GAATCAACACTTCCTAAAGATACGGTTGCTGTCTCCAAGGCTAAGGATAGGCACTTTACGCTATATGAAAAGATCGCCAGAGAACATGCAGCGATTGCAGCAGAACGTGAAGCAGAACGGCTCGCATTTGAAGCGACGTCTGAAGCTAATGAATTGCACTAG